The Peptococcaceae bacterium 1198_IL3148 genome includes a region encoding these proteins:
- the nuoE gene encoding NADH-quinone oxidoreductase subunit NuoE yields the protein MGAGCNCNCQPEVDKKIESLISQHRGNPNDLIVVMAGIQEALGYLPKDLMIKVAEELCVPLTDVYGVATFYAAFSLRPRGRHSINLCLGTACYVKGAPEIQAELEKQLKIKPGDTTEDRRFSFDVVRCLGACGIAPVMTIDGEVHPRMTPDKVAEVLAKYE from the coding sequence ATGGGAGCAGGATGTAACTGCAATTGCCAACCAGAGGTTGACAAAAAAATTGAGTCACTAATTTCTCAACATCGCGGCAACCCTAACGATCTAATTGTTGTTATGGCAGGTATCCAAGAGGCATTGGGTTATCTACCTAAAGATTTGATGATCAAAGTTGCCGAAGAATTGTGTGTTCCATTGACCGACGTTTATGGCGTAGCAACTTTTTATGCTGCTTTCTCACTAAGACCAAGGGGACGGCACAGCATCAATTTATGCCTTGGTACCGCCTGTTACGTTAAAGGAGCACCAGAAATACAAGCTGAGTTGGAAAAACAATTAAAGATTAAACCCGGTGATACTACCGAAGATCGTCGTTTCAGTTTTGATGTGGTACGCTGTCTGGGTGCTTGTGGTATTGCACCAGTTATGACTATTGATGGCGAAGTTCATCCTCGGATGACTCCAGACAAAGTCGCCGAAGTTTTAGCGAAATATGAATAA